The Paenibacillus sophorae genome has a segment encoding these proteins:
- a CDS encoding glycoside hydrolase family 32 protein, translating to MSNTLENEAIPITNSRYRLQYHLMPPVGWMNDPNGLIYYKGEYHAFYQHYPYGPWQGPMHWGHAKSKDLVHWEHLPVALTPSMPYDYAENTVYGCWSGSAVDDDGVLTLIYTGHVESNDPVEVQCIARSTDGIHFEKGAASVIAGPPDAECFGFRDPKVWKHGEVWHLVVGYGKDGKGKALHYTSSDLNEWTYEGVAAESDGTMGDMWECPDMFPLGETPDSHVLLFSPMNIAPVKTLYLSGQFDYGTGEFSKQHKDRVDYGFDFYAPQTFEDASGRRIMFGWMNIWGAEMPEKEDGWMGAFTLPRVLTLAEDGSLLANPAEELKTLRGDHVGAANVLLKDGEEYSLAGAEGNALEIEAVFLADASSGAEFGLRVRCSDDGLQYTEISYQASEGVLRMNRDHAGAGEGGVNEASLVPMEGGRVKLRLFLDRSSVELFANDGRRTITNRIYPLESSLGLKLFSRDGNTVLESLNVWRMQPDQPAKTVE from the coding sequence GTGAGCAATACACTGGAAAACGAGGCAATACCGATTACCAATTCAAGGTACCGGCTTCAATATCATTTAATGCCCCCCGTCGGCTGGATGAACGATCCCAACGGACTTATTTATTATAAAGGCGAATACCATGCCTTCTACCAGCATTATCCTTACGGCCCCTGGCAGGGACCGATGCACTGGGGACATGCGAAGAGCAAAGACCTCGTGCATTGGGAGCATCTCCCGGTCGCCCTGACTCCCTCAATGCCCTACGACTATGCGGAGAACACGGTGTACGGCTGCTGGTCGGGCAGTGCGGTCGACGATGACGGTGTGCTGACGCTGATTTATACGGGACATGTGGAGAGCAACGATCCGGTGGAGGTGCAGTGTATCGCGCGCAGTACGGACGGCATCCATTTTGAAAAAGGGGCAGCTTCCGTCATTGCGGGTCCTCCAGACGCGGAATGCTTCGGTTTCCGCGATCCGAAGGTATGGAAGCACGGCGAGGTCTGGCATCTGGTTGTCGGTTACGGCAAAGACGGCAAAGGCAAGGCGCTTCACTACACCTCAAGCGATCTGAACGAATGGACCTACGAGGGAGTTGCGGCGGAGAGCGACGGAACGATGGGCGATATGTGGGAATGCCCTGATATGTTCCCGCTTGGGGAAACTCCGGACAGTCATGTGCTCCTCTTCTCTCCAATGAATATTGCGCCTGTCAAGACGCTCTACCTGTCCGGACAGTTCGACTACGGTACGGGGGAATTCAGCAAGCAGCATAAGGACCGGGTGGACTACGGATTCGATTTCTACGCTCCGCAGACCTTCGAGGATGCGTCCGGACGGCGGATCATGTTCGGCTGGATGAACATTTGGGGCGCGGAGATGCCCGAGAAGGAAGACGGCTGGATGGGAGCCTTCACCTTGCCGCGCGTGCTGACGCTCGCGGAAGATGGCAGCCTGCTTGCCAATCCTGCCGAAGAATTGAAGACGCTGCGCGGCGATCATGTGGGCGCAGCCAATGTCCTGCTTAAAGACGGCGAAGAATATTCATTGGCGGGAGCGGAAGGAAACGCGCTGGAAATTGAAGCCGTCTTCTTGGCGGATGCTTCATCCGGCGCCGAATTCGGCCTGCGCGTGCGCTGCTCGGATGACGGCTTGCAGTATACGGAAATTTCCTATCAGGCATCCGAAGGCGTGCTGCGGATGAACCGGGATCACGCCGGAGCTGGCGAGGGCGGTGTCAATGAGGCGTCGCTTGTTCCGATGGAGGGCGGACGGGTCAAACTGCGCCTGTTCCTGGACAGATCTTCGGTGGAATTATTTGCGAATGACGGCCGCCGGACGATTACGAACCGGATTTATCCGCTGGAAAGCAGCTTAGGGCTCAAGCTATTCTCTAGGGATGGGAACACAGTGCTTGAATCGCTGAATGTATGGCGGATGCAGCCGGATCAACCGGCTAAGACGGTAGAGTAA